DNA from Lentibacillus amyloliquefaciens:
GTATTTTTCTGAGTTCGGGTGACCTGCAGTTGGGAAGAGGCGAAACGATTGCAGATACAGCCAAAGTTCTGTCAGGATATGTTGATGGGATCATGATCAGGGCTTTCTCCCATAAGACTCTTCAAACATTCGCTCAATATGCAGAAATTCCTGTTATCAATGGACTGACTGATCTGTACCATCCATGTCAGGTGCTAGCTGATCTGCAGACGATTCAGGAAATGAAAGGGCGCCTGAAGGGAATAAAACTGGCATATATCGGTGACGGCAACAATATGGTGCATTCGCTTATGATTGGTGCTGCTATAATAGGAATGGATATCAGCATTGCCGCTCCGGATGACTATCTGCCCGAGTCACCGGTCGTGCAGAAAGCCCTTGAAATCGCAGGGAATACAGGGAGTCAGGTGGAAGTGTTATCAGAACCGCAAGCTGCCTTTGAAGCGGCGGATGTTATATACACCGATGTATGGGCGAGTATGGGACAGGAAAATGAGGCAGAAAATCGTGAAAAGAAATTTTCCGGTTTTCAAGTAAATAAGTCACTCTTTTCACTTGCAAGAAACGATGCCATATTCATGCACTGTCTGCCGGCACATCGGGGGCAGGAAGTGACTGCAGAGGTCATTGACGGCGGGCAATCTGTCGTCTTTCAGCAAGCCGAAAATAGAATGCACGCCCAAAAAGCATTGATGGCAGCACTCATGAGTTAAGGTAAGAACTTTAAGTGGGTATCCAAAAAGGAGGATAAAAAGGACCGAGAAGTTCGAGGCGACGCAGTTTTGAGCAGCGGAGAAACAAGTCAACGAAGAAATTCGACGTGTCATTTTTACCGGATTTTTTGAACAACCTTTTTAAGGGACTATGATTTATAAAAAACAACGCTAAGGAGAGGATATTGTGAGTAAAGAAAAAGTTGTATTGGCATATTCGGGAGGACTCGATACATCGGTTGCTGTAAAATGGCTTCAGGATAAATATAATTACGATGTTATTGCTGTTGCGATTGATGTCGGTGAGGGTAAGGATCTGGATTTTGTTAAGCAGAAGGCGCTCGATGTTGGTGCAGTGAAGTCATATGTCGTTGATGCCAAATCGCTATTTGCCAACGAATATGTGCTTCCCGCTCTACAGGCTAACCTTTTATATGAAGGGAAATATCCGCTGATTTCAGCACTTTCAAGACCGCTGATTGCCAAACTGCTTGTCGATATAGCCGAAAAAGAAGGAGCAACAGCTGTGGCCCATGGCTGTACCGGTAAAGGGAATGACCAGGTGCGCTTTGATGTGGCGTTCGCTGGCTTGAATCCGGAACTCGATGTTGTTGCACCGGTTCGTGAATGGTCAATGTCGCGGGAAGAAGAAATTGAATTTGCTAAAGAACATAACATTCCTATTCCTGTCGGTGTGGACAGCCCATACAGCATTGATGAAAATTTATGGGGACGCAGCAATGAGTGCGGTATTTTAGAAGATCCATGGGCAGAGCCACCGAAAGACGCCTATGACTTAACGCAAGATCCAGTGGAAGCACCGGATGAACCGGAAGTTGTGGAAGTTACATTCAATAAGGGTAAGCCAGTTTCACTGAACGGAGAAGAACTGGAACTGGATCAGCTGATTTTGTCATTGAATGAGATCGCCGGCAAGCATGGTGTTGGACGTATTGACCATGTAGAAAACCGTCTTGTTGGCATCAAGTCAAGAGAAATCTATGAAGCACCGGCCGCATCTGTATTACTGACTGCTCATAAGGAACTCGAATCACTGACATTGACCAGGGAGACTGCCCGTTTCAAGCCGACTGTTGAAGAACAATTTGCACAAGTGGTATATGACGGTCTCTGGTATTCGCCGTTGACTGATGCACTCAAAGCATTTGTGACAGAAACACAGCAATACGTGTCAGGTACTGTCAAGATGAAACTGTTTAAAGGACATGTCCATACGCTGGGACGTAAATCAGCACAATCGCTTTATGATTTCAATCTGGCTACGTACAATGCTGATGATGCCTTTGATCACAATGCGGCTCTAGGGTTCATTAAATTATGGGGTCTGCCGACAAAAGTGCATTCATCCATTAATCAAACAAACGAAAGCCCTGAAACAGAGACAAAATTAGATATATCTGTGAAGGAAGCTTTAAATCAATGAAATTATGGGGCGGTCGTTTCACAAAATCAACTAATCAACTCGTAGATGAATATGCGTCATCGATTAATTTTGACAAGAAACTGGCGGCTTATGATATTAAGGGAAGTTTGGCACACGTTAAGATGCTAAAAAAATGCGGCATCATACCTGAAAACGATGCTGACATGATTACAGATGGGCTGCACATTGTCTCTGAAAAGATTGATAATGGTGAAGCGGTGCTGCATGAAGAAGACGAAGATATTCATATGAATGTTGAAAGGCTGCTGACTGAAGAAATCGGACAAGTTGGCGGTAAACTTCATACCGGAAGAAGCCGAAATGACCAGGTGGCCCTGGATATGCGGTTATATTTACGCGACATTATTTTGGAAATGACACAGCTGCTCACAGATGTCCAGCATGCACTCTTTAAGCAAGCTGAGACGCATCGGGACACTGTGCTTCCTGGATATACCCACCTCCAGCGGGCGCAGCCGGTATTGTTCGCGCACCACATGCTGGCTTATGTGTTCATGATTGAACGGGATATTGAACGGCTTGCTGATAGCTGGAAACGGATCAACCAAATGCCGCTTGGAGCCGGTGCATTAGCTGGAACAACTTTTCCGATTGACCGTGATTTTGTCGCCGGACAGCTGCAATTTGATGGTGTTTGTGACAACAGTCTTGATGCCGTCAGCGACCGGGATTTTGTAGTGGAGTTTCTGTCCGATGGTTCAATGATCGCCATGCACTTATCCAGATTGTGTGAAGAAATGGTGCAATGGTCAAGTGCAGAATTTAATTTTATAGAGCTGGATGATGCTTTTTGCACAGGAAGCAGTATGATGCCGCAGAAGAAAAATCCTGATGTCCCGGAGCTTGTCAGAGGGAAGACAGGACGCATTTACGGGAATTTAACCGGCATGCTCACGATGTTAAAAGGCTTGCCGCTCGCTTATAACAAAGATATGCAGGAAGATAAAGAAGGCATGTTTGATACAGCTGAAACATTAAGCGGAGCTTTGCGGTTATTTGCGCCAATGATTGAAACAATGCACGTTAAGAAGGATTCAATGTACCAGGCGGTCAGAAAAGACTACTCCAACGCCACTGATCTGGCGGATTATCTGACCGAAAAAGGGATGGCATTCAGGGAATCCCATGAGGCAGTAGGCAAGATTGTACTGCATTGTATTAATGAAGGGAAATATATACTGGATTTGACACTTGAGGAACTTAAATCATTTTCCGGTCTGATTGAAGACGATATTTTTGAAGCACTCAGCCCGGATGCAGTCGTAGATGCGCGCAAAGCATACGGCGGCACTGGAAGAAACAGTGTCAAACAGCAGTTGAACAAAGCGTCAGAATTAATCAAAGCCAATAACGAATGGCATAAGACAAAAGCCGAATTGATATAAGAACACTAAAATGTCCGGGGCTTGCCCCCGGGCGTTTTTGTGATGCATCAACACCTTTAATAAAAAGTGTCCGGAAAGAATATCATTAATATGACATATTGTTTAATAATTACTATCGATTAGCTTTTGAGAGTTGATAATACATTCGAAATGATTTAAGATTATAATGAGAATAGATTGAGAATGGATTTTAACATATCTATTTCCAACAATCGCATAATAACAGTAATTGGAGGTATCAAGATGGCAGGCTCAACATTAGAGATTAAAAACCTTCACGTTGAAATTGAAGGTAACAAGATATTAAAAGGTGTCAACCTTACGATAAATGGTGGCGAGTTCCATGCAGTTATGGGACCAAACGGAACAGGTAAATCAACACTTGCCTCAGCTATTATGGGCCATCCAAGCTTTGTAATTACAGAGGGGAGCGTCCTGCTTGACGGGGAAGAAGTTCTGGACATGGAAGTTGATGAACGTGCCAAAGCAGGTCTTTTCCTCGGCATGCAATATCCGAGTGAGATCAGTGGTGTTACAACATCAGATTTCTTGCGTTCTTCCATTAACGCACGCCGTGAAGAGGGCGATGAGATTTCACTGATGAAATTCATTAAAGAAATGGATGAAGTCCTGGATTTTCTTGAAATCGACAAAAATATGGCTCAACGTTATCTGAACGAAGGTTTCTCAGGCGGCGAGAAAAAGCGTAATGAAATTCTGCAGCTTATGCTTCTGAAGCCGGAAATTGCCATTCTGGATGAAATCGACTCCGGACTTGATATTGACGCATTAAAAGTCGTTTCAAAAGGTATTAACAGATTACGTGATGAACAATTTGGCTGCTTGATTATTACACACTATCAGCGTTTACTGAACTACATCACACCTGATAAAGTACATGTTATGATGCAGGGACGTATTGTGAAGTCCGGTGGTCCGGAACTGGCTAAGCGTCTTGAAGCTGAAGGTTATGACTGGATCAAGCAAGAGCTTGGCATTGAAGATGAGAACGTCGAGCAAGAAGTTTAAAAGCTAGGAGGGGTAACATGACTGTAGAAACAAAACTGCCTTACGATAAAGATTACATCACCCAGTTTTCAAATGATAAAAACGAACCGGACTGGATGCGGGATTTACGCCTTCAAGCTTTAGAACAAGCTGACTCGCTGGAAATGCCAACACCTGACAAGACGAATATTACGAAGTGGAATTTCAGCCATTTTAAACACGACGCAGCCAAAGGCGAAAAAATTGCGTCCCGGGATCAATTACCTGAAGAAATACTGGATTTTCTAGATGAGGAAAAAGACCAGGAAAATCTTCTTATCCAGCGCAATCACACAGTTGCATATGAAGCGCTGGCTAAAGAACTTGAAGATATAGGTGTTATTTTCACCGACATCCACACAGCAATGCGCGAGCATAGCGATTTGGTTAAACGTTATTATATGAAAGACGCGGTTTCCATAGATGAAAACCGTCTTACAGCACTACATGCAGCATTGATGAACGGCGGTGTCTTCGTTTACGTTCCAAAAAATGTTCAGATTGAAGAGCCGTTGCAAGTGATTTTCTGGCAGGAAGATCCGGAGGCTTCGATGTTCAATCATGTATTGGTTGTAGCGGATGATAACAGTTCACTGACATATGTGGAGAATTATTTCTCCCAAAATCGTGAGCAGGAAACGGTGGCCAATATCGTGACAGAAGTGATTGCCAATAACAACGCTCAAATTTCATTTGGCGGGGTTGATAACTTTGCGGAAGGAACAACGACTTATATCAATCGCCGGGGTGTTACTTATCGTGATGCTCGAATTGAGTGGGCTCTTGGTCAAATGAACGATGGAAATACGGTGTCTGAGAACGTAACGCATTTGGTCGGTGAAAATTCATGGTCCAATGCCAAGACGGTTACGGTCGGTCGCGGGAAACAATCTCAAAACTTTACGTCGAAAATCGTTCACTTTGGCAAATTTACCGAAGGACATATTCTGCAGCACGGTGTCATGAAGGGCAGCGCGAGATCAATCTTTAATGGCATCGGCAAAATAGAGCATGGCGCATCAAAATCAAATGCTGAGCAGGAATCACGTGTCCTGATGCTAAGTGAAAAAGCACGAGGAGATGCGAACCCGATTTTGCTGATTGACGAAGATGATGTTGAAGCAGGGCATGCTGCATCAGTTGGACGTGTTGACCCGTTCCAGATGTATTACTTGATGAGCCGTGGAATCAGCCGCCATGAAGCTGAACGCTTGGTTATTCACGGTTTCCTTGCACCGGTTGTTAATCAGCTTCCGATAGATTCTGTGAAAAATCAGCTGAGGCAGGTAATTGAAAGGAAGGTATACTGATGGATGTAGGAGCCATACGGGAGCAATTTCCGATTTTACAACAGGAAATAAACGGGCACCCCTTGGTATACTTGGATTCATCAGCCACTTCCCAGAAGCCGGTTTCTGTCATTGAAGCTGTTAATGCTTATTACAGAGAAAATAACTCCAATGTGCATCGTGGCGTTCATACATTGGGTTCCAGGGCAACCGACCAATATGAAGGTGCCCGGGAAAAGGTTCGAAAGTTTATTAATGCGAAGAGTACGGCTGAAGTGATTTTCACACGCGGTACAACGACATCCATTAATACGATTGCTTATAGTTATGCACGTGCCAACCTGAAAGAAGGGGACGAGATTGTCATTACACCAATGGAACATCACAGCAATCTGATTCCCTGGCAGCAGGCGGCCAAAGCAACAGGGGCAACGTTAAAATATGTATCACTGCAAAATGATGGGACGGTTTCACTGGATGATGTCCGTGAGACGGTAACCCAAAATACAAAGCTCGTAGCCATGACACATGTTTCAAATGTGCTTGGCACCGTCAACCCTATTAAAGAAATAACTGACATAGCCCATCAGAATGGTGCGGTCATGGTTGTTGACGGTGCTCAGGGAGCCCCGCACATGAAGGTTGATGTTCAGAATCTGGATTGTGACTTCTACACATTTTCCGGCCATAAAATGTGCGGTCCGACCGGCATTGGTATCCTTTATGGCAAGCAGGAACTTCTCGAGGAGATGGAGCCCTTTGAGTTTGGCGGCGAAATGATTGATTTTGTTAATCTTTATGACGCCACATGGAAAGACCTTCCGTGGAAATTTGAAGGTGGCACACCAATCATAGCCGGTGCAATCGGACTTGGTGCAGCGATAGACTTTTTAAATGACATTGGCTTGGATAACATCACAGCCCATGAACAAAAATTGGCTGACCATGCTATGGAAAAATTGCGTTCTATTGATGGCATAAGTATTTACGGTCCGGAAAAACGCGCTGCACTGGTCACATTTAATCTGGAGGATGTGCATCCTCACGATACAGCGACAGTGCTCGATGCGGAAGGTATTGCCGTTCGTGCCGGGCACCATTGTGCACAGCCTCTGATGAAATGGCTTGATGTGACAGCAACTGCACGGGCAAGCTTCTATTTATATAACACAGAGGAAGACATTGATCGATTATTCGATGGTCTTTTGAAAACGAAGGAGTATTTTGGCGATGTCTTTTAACAACCTTGATACACTGTATAGACAAGTGATCATGGATCATTATAAAAATCCGAGAAACAAGGGTTCTGTTGAAGGAGACGCGCTGACAGTTGATATGAATAATCCAACATGCGGTGATCGGATTCAGCTTCAATTGCAGGTGGAGGACGGGATTGTACAAGATGCCAAATTCACCGGCGAAGGATGCTCCATAAGCATGTCATCCGCATCAATGATGACCCAGGCAGTCAAAGGGAAAAAACTTGATGACGCATTGAATATGTCGAAAGCTTTCTCTGATATGATGCTTGGCGAGGATGTGGATACGGAAGACTTGGACATGGGAGATGTCGAATCGCTGCAGGGCGTTTCACAATTTCCGGCGCGAATCAAATGTGCAACCCTGGCTTGGAAGGCAATGGAAAAAGGTGTTCAGCAATAGCAGGCGGTCATTTGGAAAAAATGGTAGAAAGAACACTTTAAAGGAGGTATATTCATGGCAAAAGAAATGCCAGAATTAGATGAGTACAAATATGGCTTTCATGATAAAGACGTTTCGATTTTTCGTTCCGGAAGAGGGTTGACACGTGAAGTAGTTGAAGAAATTTCAAAAATGAAAGAAGAACCTCAGTGGATGCTTGACTATCGTCTGAAAGCACTGGAGCAATTCTATAAAAAGCCAATGCCTCAGTGGGGCGGCGATTTGTCAGAGCTTGACTTTGACGAGATTGTCTATTATGTAAAACCATCCGAAAAAACAGAGAAAACATGGGATGAAGTGCCGGATGAAATCAAACAGACATTTGATAAGCTGGGTATCCCTGAAGCCGAGCAGAAATACTTGGCAGGTGTATCTGCACAGTATGAATCAGAAGTTGTTTACCACAACCTGAAAGAGGACCTGCAAGAACTGGGCATCATTTTCAAGGATACGGACAGTGCTCTCCAAGAAAACGAAGAGCTGTTCAGAAAATATTTTGGTAAAGTTATCCCGCCATCCGATAATAAATTTGCAGCATTGAATTCAGCTGTATGGTCCGGCGGTTCATTCATTTATGTTCCAAAAGGGGTCGAAGCAAAAACACCGCTTCAGGCATACTTCCGGATTAACTCGGAAAACATGGGACAGTTTGAACGTACGCTGATCATCGCGGACGAAGGATCTTCCGTCCACTATGTGGAAGGCTGTACAGCACCGGTTTATACAACAAACTCGCTGCACAGTGCAGTCGTTGAAATCTTTGTTCACAAAGATGCTTACTGCCGCTATACAACAATCCAAAACTGGGCCAACAACGTTTATAACCTGGTTACCAAGCGTGCAACAGCTGGTGCAAATGCTACGATGGAATGGATTGACGGCAACATCGGTTCCAAATTGACGATGAAGTATCCATCTATTCTATTAAGAGGTGAAGGTGCACGCGGCCATACATTGTCTATTGCCATTGCAGGTCGTGGCCAGCATCAGGATGCAGGTGCAAAAATGCATCACTTGGCACCAAACACGTCATCAAGTATCGTGTCCAAATCCATCTCCAAACAGGGCGGTAAGGTCACATACCGCGGAATCGTTGACTTTGGACGCAAGGCAACAGGTGCCCGTTCGAACATTGAATGTGACACGTTAATCATGGATAATGAATCGACATCTGATACCATTCCATATAACGAAATCAACAATGACAATATTTCATTGGAGCACGAAGCCAAGGTTTCCAAAGTATCCGAAGAACAGCTCTTCTATCTGATGAGCAGAGGTCTCGGTGAAGAGGAAGCTACTGAAATGATTGTCATGGGCTTCATTGAGCCGTTCACTAAAGAACTTCCAATGGAGTACGCTGTTGAAATGAACAGATTGATCAAGATGGAAATGGAAGGAAGCATTGGATAAAATCCCAATTCACCCTGTCATATCAATATATGACAGGGTGAATTTTATTAAAATGATTTCGTACCTTACTCCTGCCATTACAAAACATCCTTCAGGTATAAATCCACAAAAAAACAGGCGAACAGTATACTGTCCGCCGTCTATGTCCTAAATAAGTCTTGTTATTTTTCTTTTTGTGAATCTGCGTTACTCTTTTTTTCCCCTTCATCATCACTCATGATGCTGTTAGCGGATTTCTTGAACTCGGATAAAGTCTGACCGAATGCAGACCCGATTTCCGGAAGTTTTTTAGGTCCAAAAATAATTAAGGCAATGATTAAAATGAGAATCAATCCCGGTATGCCTATACTGGAAATACCCACTTTGACAACTCCTTCTTGCTTTGACATATATGCAGCTAATGATTAAGGATGCTAAGCCATCCTGTTTTTATTTTTCCCTTTTACCAGCTGACCATTATTTTCTCTGAAATTTAATATTCCCTCTGCAGCCCGGTAGGCGAATGCGCCGACAGTACCTGTTGGGTTATATCCGCCATTATGAGCAAAATTTGAAGCCCCAATTACGAATACATTATCAACATCCCACATTTGTAAATAATTATTCACTGCTGAGGTTTCCGGGTCGTCCCCAATGATGACACCGCCTGTGATATGATCGTTCTGTGATGGTTCGATATCAAAGTGATCCGTAATTTCTCTCGGTTCAACCAACTCGGCACCCATCTCATCTAATATTTCAGCACTTCTATCCGAAATATATTTAAATAACCGATTATCCTGTTCTGTGAAATCGTATGTTAAACGGAGCAGTGGATTTCCAAAGCTGTCTTTATAAGTTGGATCCAGGCTCAGATAATTATTGCGATGGGGCATGGATGCACCCTGGGAATCAACCGATATCCAACGATTTTGATATTTAATGGATTGTGCTTTGAAATCTTTTCCCCAGCTGGGTGTATCGCTTGGGACAGTATTGTTTTGAATCGGTCTTCTCCCATACTGTTTCGTGGAGATAGAGCCACCATGAATGAAGTCCAATCCGGAATGGTCAAAATTGTCCCCGTTATAATCGTCAACTGTAGCGCCAAGTGATCCTGCTCCCATATATGTATTAAATTTCTCCTTAAAAAATCCGGTAGCGCCTGCAATGATTTGATAACAGTAATTCTTTAAGTGTAAAATATTTTTGAAAGGGACAAGGGCACACCCGTCTCCGATAGCAAAAAATGTTAATTCAGACTGATTCGTGCTAATATAGACACAGATGGTTATGACGGAAGGGATTTTATTGATTTATCTTATTTGTATTATCATTGGACTAGCCGCTTCGTTCGCCGGAAGTCTTGTTGGCATGGGCGGTGGTGTCATACTGATTCCGAGTTTGTTATTCATGTATCATTATTCAGATGCATTCGCCTGGGCAACTCCACAGGTGATTGTTGGTATATCATTGATTACCATGGTGTTCACCGCATTCTCATCCACGGTTTCCTATTATAAAAGCAGCCGTATCCATTTAAAAATCGGTATGTTATTTTTGACCGGCAGTATTCCGGGCGGCATATTGGGATCATGGTTGAATCAATTTGTCAATGCTGACCATTTCTCATTGTATTTCGGTATTCTGATGATTGTTTTATCTTTTCTGTTTTTGATTAAACGGGAAAAACGAACGGAAAATGATACATCAGGAAAAACCCCCGTATTGTCTGTATTTGTGATTTCCGTAATAATCGGAACCATATCCGGCTTATTTGGCATCGGCGGCGGTGCCATGATTGTTCCGGCTATGCTATTTCTGTTCGGATTATCGATTCATACAGCCACTGCTACCTCAATGTTTGTAATTTTATTTATCAGTATTATGAGTGCAGGCACGCACATTGCATTAGGTCATGTTGTCTGGGAATATGTTATCTTTTTCATTATAGGTGCGTGGGTTGGCGGCACACTTGGAGCCAAAGTCAACCAGCTGATCGACAGCAATGTACTGGAATGGATACTTCGTTTAATGCTGATTATCGTTGGAATCAGACTGATCATTGAAGGATTGATGTAAGGAGCATGTCAATGCAGGAGAAGCTATATTTTTATTATACAAATGATTTACACAGCAATTTTGATAATTGGCCGCAAGTCGCAAGTTTTTTGAAAAATGGCAGAGAAAAGAGGGAAGCGGAAAATCAGGCATGCTGGCTGGTGGATATCGGAGATCATGTTGACCGGGTCCATCCGATTGCCGAAGCGTTTATGGGAAAGGCGAATGTTCAGCTGATGAATGATGTCGGCTATGACTTCGCGACCATCGGCAATAACGAGGGCATCACCATGGCACATGAGGATCTTCACCATTTATATGATGATGCAGATTTTCAAGTGGTGTGCACGAATTTGTACAGCCTCACAAATGAAACGCCGGAATGGCTTCATTCCACTGTCCATACACAGACGGACAGCGGAATAAAAATCGGCATTATAGGCTTGACTGCTCCTTTTAACAATTTTTATGAACTGCTTGACTGGCATATTTCCGCCCCTGTACAGGAGTTGGAAAAGCATGTAGCTCACTTAAAAGAAACAGCAGATGTCATTATACTCATGTCACACTTAGGGCTTACTGAAGATCAGGAAATTGCACGCCGTTTTTACGATATTGATGTGATTATCGGCGGGCATACACACCACTTGCTGCGGTCCGGTGAAATAATCAACAATACGATAATAACAGCTGCCGGGAAGCATTGTGCTCACGCAGGTGAAGTTGTATTGACTTGGGACCATAACCGGAAACAAATTATCGATAAGGAAGCCGATGTTTATGACATGACCCCTTTGGCAAAGGATTTAGCGACAGAGCAAATATTGAATGACCTGATGATAAAAGCGGACGACATGCTTGGAAAACCAATTATAGAACTCAAAAGGCCAATCAATGTTAAATGGTTTCAGCATACTGAGATTATGGAAAAACTGACCGATACACTGAAGGAATGGACGCAAGCGGACGCTGCTTTATTGAACGCCGGATTATTATTGGATCAAATCCCGGCTGGCGAGGTGACATTCAAAGATGTTCACCGTATATGCCCGCATCCGATTAACCCTTGTGTCGTCGAACTTAATGGTGATGAACTGACGGAAATAGTCCGTTCTTCGCTGACAAAGGA
Protein-coding regions in this window:
- a CDS encoding sulfite exporter TauE/SafE family protein, with product MTEGILLIYLICIIIGLAASFAGSLVGMGGGVILIPSLLFMYHYSDAFAWATPQVIVGISLITMVFTAFSSTVSYYKSSRIHLKIGMLFLTGSIPGGILGSWLNQFVNADHFSLYFGILMIVLSFLFLIKREKRTENDTSGKTPVLSVFVISVIIGTISGLFGIGGGAMIVPAMLFLFGLSIHTATATSMFVILFISIMSAGTHIALGHVVWEYVIFFIIGAWVGGTLGAKVNQLIDSNVLEWILRLMLIIVGIRLIIEGLM
- a CDS encoding bifunctional metallophosphatase/5'-nucleotidase, with amino-acid sequence MQEKLYFYYTNDLHSNFDNWPQVASFLKNGREKREAENQACWLVDIGDHVDRVHPIAEAFMGKANVQLMNDVGYDFATIGNNEGITMAHEDLHHLYDDADFQVVCTNLYSLTNETPEWLHSTVHTQTDSGIKIGIIGLTAPFNNFYELLDWHISAPVQELEKHVAHLKETADVIILMSHLGLTEDQEIARRFYDIDVIIGGHTHHLLRSGEIINNTIITAAGKHCAHAGEVVLTWDHNRKQIIDKEADVYDMTPLAKDLATEQILNDLMIKADDMLGKPIIELKRPINVKWFQHTEIMEKLTDTLKEWTQADAALLNAGLLLDQIPAGEVTFKDVHRICPHPINPCVVELNGDELTEIVRSSLTKDLTELKLKGFGFRGEIIGKMIFSGIDVETSQHDDGTEYVKTIYYHGKPLDTEQSFKVATADTFTFGRLLPEVAKSEVKDYFVPEFLRDLLAYTLRHKMSNH